One Mesorhizobium sp. L-2-11 genomic region harbors:
- a CDS encoding ArsR/SmtB family transcription factor, translated as MNAPLTEKTCGFADSQTVAAKLAALSHPARIEILRHLSASRSCCCREVVDHLDLAQSTVSQHLKILVEAGLVRYEPDRQRSRYEVDSDALEDVSASLAALVNSCCSGR; from the coding sequence ATGAATGCTCCCTTGACTGAGAAGACCTGCGGCTTCGCCGACAGCCAGACCGTCGCCGCGAAGCTCGCCGCGCTTTCGCATCCGGCCCGGATCGAAATTCTCCGGCATCTTTCGGCCAGCCGCTCCTGCTGCTGCCGCGAGGTCGTCGACCATCTCGACCTGGCGCAGTCCACCGTTTCGCAGCACTTAAAGATATTGGTCGAAGCCGGGCTCGTCCGCTACGAGCCGGATCGGCAACGCTCGCGCTATGAAGTCGACAGCGATGCGCTCGAAGATGTTTCCGCATCGCTGGCCGCACTGGTCAATTCATGCTGCTCCGGCCGCTAG
- a CDS encoding ABCB family ABC transporter ATP-binding protein/permease, with protein sequence MAEKTVSADSGSTFKTLRNLWPYMWPADRADLRARVVWATVLLVVAKLTLVAGPYFFKWATDALAGDAKSAPPLPAFMLAPVMLVIAYNVVRLVQLGFNQLRDALFARVGQYAVRQLAFRTFVHMHQLSLRFHLERRTGGLSRIIERGTKGIETIVRFTVLNTLPTILEFALTAGIFAVTYGWKYVAVVAVTVWLYIWFTIRASDWRIVIRRDMNDSDTDASTKAIDSLLNFETVKYFNNEGMEAERFDRSMARYETAATRIWTSLGWLNFGQGVIFGLGTVIVMCLSALEVQAGTQTVGDFVFINAMLIQLSVPLNFIGFIYREIRQGLTDIEQMFDLLDVPQEIVDKPGAKPLVVGSGKVEFRDVQFSYDPNRKILKGISFEVPAGKTVAIVGPSGAGKSTISRLLFRFYDIQGGKILIDGQDIRDVTQHSLRAAIGMVPQDTVLFNDTIAYNIRYGRIDASEEDVRKAAELAQIGPFIERLPDGYRSMVGERGLKLSGGEKQRVAIARTILKAPPILMLDEATSALDSHTEQEIQAALDLVSKGRTTIVIAHRLSTVISADEIIVLQDGQIAERGTHAALMRKAGLYASMWDRQREATEAEERLRIARERDEFGVVVRRRPSEVS encoded by the coding sequence ATGGCCGAAAAAACCGTCTCCGCCGATTCTGGCTCGACCTTCAAGACATTGCGCAATCTTTGGCCCTATATGTGGCCGGCCGACCGTGCCGACCTGCGGGCGCGGGTGGTGTGGGCAACCGTGCTTCTGGTCGTCGCCAAGCTGACCCTGGTTGCCGGTCCCTACTTCTTCAAATGGGCGACCGATGCGCTGGCTGGCGACGCCAAGTCGGCGCCGCCGCTGCCGGCCTTCATGCTTGCGCCAGTCATGCTGGTCATCGCCTACAATGTCGTGCGGCTGGTGCAGCTCGGTTTCAACCAACTGCGCGACGCGCTGTTTGCCCGCGTCGGGCAATATGCGGTGCGCCAACTCGCCTTCCGCACTTTCGTCCACATGCATCAATTGTCGCTGCGCTTCCATCTTGAGCGCCGCACCGGCGGCCTGTCGCGCATCATCGAGCGCGGCACCAAGGGCATCGAGACGATCGTCCGCTTCACCGTGCTCAACACCTTGCCGACCATCCTCGAATTCGCGCTGACAGCCGGCATCTTCGCGGTCACCTATGGTTGGAAGTACGTGGCTGTGGTGGCGGTGACGGTCTGGCTCTACATCTGGTTCACCATCAGGGCGAGCGACTGGCGCATCGTCATTCGCCGCGACATGAACGACAGCGACACCGATGCCAGCACCAAGGCGATCGACTCGCTGCTCAATTTCGAGACGGTCAAATATTTCAACAACGAGGGCATGGAAGCCGAGCGCTTCGACCGTTCGATGGCGCGCTACGAGACCGCCGCCACCAGGATATGGACCTCGCTCGGCTGGCTGAACTTCGGCCAGGGCGTCATCTTCGGTCTCGGCACGGTTATCGTCATGTGCCTTTCGGCGCTGGAGGTGCAGGCTGGCACGCAGACGGTTGGCGACTTCGTCTTCATCAACGCCATGCTGATCCAGCTTTCGGTGCCACTCAACTTCATCGGCTTCATCTATCGCGAAATCCGCCAGGGCCTGACCGACATCGAGCAGATGTTCGATCTGCTCGATGTGCCGCAGGAGATCGTCGACAAGCCGGGTGCCAAGCCGCTGGTCGTCGGCTCCGGCAAGGTCGAGTTCCGTGATGTGCAGTTTTCCTACGATCCCAACCGCAAGATCCTGAAAGGCATCAGCTTCGAAGTGCCGGCCGGCAAGACGGTTGCCATTGTCGGGCCATCGGGCGCCGGCAAGTCGACCATTTCGCGGCTGCTGTTCCGTTTTTACGACATCCAGGGCGGCAAGATTCTGATCGACGGCCAGGACATTCGCGACGTGACTCAGCACAGCTTGCGCGCGGCGATCGGCATGGTGCCGCAGGACACCGTGCTGTTCAACGACACCATCGCCTACAACATCCGCTACGGCCGCATCGATGCCAGTGAGGAGGATGTGCGCAAGGCGGCAGAACTCGCCCAGATCGGGCCGTTCATTGAGCGGCTGCCCGACGGCTACCGTTCGATGGTCGGAGAGCGCGGACTGAAACTGTCCGGCGGTGAGAAGCAGCGCGTGGCGATCGCCCGCACCATTTTGAAGGCACCGCCGATCCTGATGCTCGACGAGGCGACCTCGGCTCTCGACAGCCATACCGAACAGGAGATCCAGGCGGCGCTCGACCTCGTCAGCAAGGGTCGCACCACCATCGTCATCGCCCACCGGCTGTCGACGGTGATTTCGGCCGACGAGATCATCGTGCTGCAGGACGGCCAGATCGCCGAGCGCGGCACGCATGCCGCCTTGATGCGCAAGGCCGGCCTGTACGCGTCGATGTGGGACCGCCAGCGTGAGGCAACCGAGGCCGAGGAGCGGTTGCGCATTGCTCGCGAGCGCGACGAGTTCGGCGTCGTTGTCCGCCGCCGCCCCTCCGAGGTGTCGTAG